A section of the Macadamia integrifolia cultivar HAES 741 chromosome 9, SCU_Mint_v3, whole genome shotgun sequence genome encodes:
- the LOC122088675 gene encoding mitochondrial import receptor subunit TOM9-2-like, producing MAVQSRSGKSSGGNNGILTRFTSTVSESHIVSYGKQVASDATFVTKKLLKSTGKAAWIAGTTFLILVVPLIIEMDREQMLTELDMQQASLLGTPPSPPK from the coding sequence ATGGCGGTTCAGAGCAGAAGCGGGAAAAGCAGCGGCGGGAACAATGGAATCCTAACTAGGTTTACTAGCACTGTGTCTGAATCACACATCGTCAGCTATGGCAAACAAGTAGCCTCTGATGCTACATTCGTAACCAAAAAGCTCCTGAAAAGCACCGGGAAAGCAGCTTGGATCGCAGGAACAACGTTCTTGATCCTGGTCGTTCCTCTTATCATCGAAATGGACCGAGAGCAAATGTTGACCGAGCTCGATATGCAGCAGGCCAGCTTGCTCGGCACCCCACCCTCACCTCCCAAGTGA
- the LOC122090166 gene encoding cellulose synthase A catalytic subunit 4 [UDP-forming]-like, which translates to MRVLLQRQHNISSSPRMAEARKPLWRKVPVPSSKISPYRIVIILRLIILAFFFWFRIFTPATDAYSLWLISVICEVWLAFSWIVDQFPKWYPINRDTYLDKLSLRFEREGKLNRLAPVDIFLSTVDPLKEPPIITANTILSILSVDYPVEKVSCYVSDDGASMLLFDTLSETTEFARRWVPFCKKYNIEPRAPEFYFSQKIEYLKDKVQTTFVKERRAMKREYEEFKVRINALVAKAQKKPDEGWVMKDGTPWPGNNDRDHPGMIQEYLGSEGGHDVEGKELPRLIYVSREKRPGHQHHKKAGAMNALVRVSAVLTNAPFILNLDYDNYINNSKAVREAMCFLMDPQHGKKICYVQFPQRFDGIDHHDRYANRNIVFFDINMRGLDGIQGPLYLGTGCVFNRPALYGYDPQVLEKPPKRARDCCPSWCCCCCCCSSRKSKLKSTKGERGVFGGVYGKKKKMKNYSKKGSPVFDLEEIEEGLEGYEEFEKSSLMSQKDFEKRFGESPVFIASTLMEEGGLPRGTNKKTLLKEAIYLISCGYEAKTEWGKEIGWIYGSVTENILTGFKMHCRGWKSVYCMPNRAAFKGSAPINLSDRLHQVLRWALGSVEIFLSRHCPLWYGYGGKLKRLERLAYTNTIVYPFTSIPLLVYCTIPAVCLLTGKFIIPTLTKFASIWLMALFLSIIATGVLELRWSGVSIHDWWRNEQFWVIGGVSAHLFAVFQGFLKVLAGVDTNFTVTSKAAEDSESGDLYHFKWTTLLIPPTTLIILNMVGVVAGVSDAINNGYGSWGPLFGKLLFAFWVIVHLYPFLKGLMGKQNKTPTIIVLWSILLASIFSLVWVRIDPFLPKQTGPILKPCGVEC; encoded by the exons ATGAGAGTTTTACTGCAGCGCCAACATAATATTTCTTCCTCCCCTAGGATGGCCGAAGCCCGGAAACCGTTATGGCGAAAAGTCCCGGTACCATCGAGCAAGATTAGCCCGTATCGGATAGTCATTATCCTCCGACTAATCATCCTGGCATTCTTCTTCTGGTTCCGTATATTTACCCCAGCAACTGATGCTTACTCCCTATGGCTCATCTCTGTCATTTGTGAAGTATGGCTTGCCTTCTCATGGATAGTAGACCAGTTCCCCAAGTGGTACCCCATCAACCGTGACACTTACTTGGACAAACTTTCATTGCGTTTTGAACGTGAAGGCAAGCTTAACCGTCTTGCACCAGTTGATATCTTCCTGAGTACAGTGGATCCATTGAAGGAACCACCAATTATAACAGCTAATACAATCCTCTCAATCCTTTCTGTGGACTACCCAGTTGAGAAGGTTAGTTGTTATGTGTCAGATGATGGTGCTTCAATGCTCCTCTTTGATACATTATCAGAAACAACTGAGTTTGCGAGGAGATGGGTACCATTTTGCAAGAAATACAACATTGAGCCACGGGCTCCTGAGTTCTACTTCTCACAGAAGATTGAATACTTGAAGGACAAGGTTCAGACTACTTTTGTGAAGGAACGTAGAGCCATGAAG AGAGAGTATGAAGAGTTCAAGGTGAGGATTAATGCCTTGGTAGCAAAGGCCCAAAAGAAACCAGACGAAGGTTGGGTTATGAAAGATGGGACTCCATGGCCAGGGAATAATGATCGAGATCATCCAGGAATGATTCAG GAATACCTAGGAAGTGAAGGTGGGCATGATGTGGAAGGTAAGGAGCTTCCTCGACTTATTTACGTATCGCGTGAGAAACGACCTGGACATCAACACCACAAGAAGGCTGGTGCCATGAATGCTCTG GTCCGGGTATCTGCAGTACTGACCAATGCACCATTCATACTGAACCTTGATTATGATAACTACATCAACAATAGCAAGGCTGTAAGGGAAGCTATGTGTTTTTTGATGGATCCTCAGCATGGAAAAAAGATCTGCTATGTCCAGTTTCCACAGAGGTTTGACGGTATCGATCATCATGATAGATATGCTAACAGAAACATTGTATTCTTCGAT ATCAACATGAGAGGTTTAGATGGGATCCAAGGACCACTATATTTAGGAACTGGTTGTGTCTTCAACCGCCCGGCATTGTACGGGTATGACCCACAGGTGTTGGAAAAGCCACCAAAGAGGGCTCGTGACTGCTGCCCTTCCTGgtgctgctgttgttgttgttgcagttCTAGGAAATCAAAGTTGAAGTCAACGAAAGGAGAGAGAGGTGTGTTTGGAGGGGTTTatggcaagaaaaagaaaatgaagaattatAGCAAGAAAGGATCCCCAGTCTTTGATCTTGAAGAGATTGAGGAAGGGCTTGAAGGTTATGAGGAGTTTGAGAAATCTTCCCTCATGTCACAGAAGGACTTTGAGAAACGGTTCGGGGAATCACCAGTGTTCATTGCATCAACGCTCATGGAAGAAGGTGGTCTTCCTCGGGGGACCAACAAGAAAACCCTTCTTAAGGAGGCTATCTATCTTATCAGTTGTGGCTATGAAGCAAAAACTGAATGGGGCAAAGAG ATTGGGTGGATTTATGGATCAGTTACAGAAAATATATTGACAGGGTTCAAGATGCACTGCAGAGGATGGAAGTCAGTGTACTGTATGCCCAATAGAGCTGCTTTTAAGGGTTCAGCACCTATAAATCTTTCTGATAGGTTACACCAAGTTCTGAGGTGGGCTCTTGGATCGGTTGAAATATTCCTTAGCCGTCACTGCCCTCTCTGGTACGGCTATGGAGGAAAATTGAAGCGGTTGGAGAGACTTGCCTATACTAACACCATTGTTTACCCATTCACTTCCATTCCCTTGCTTGTTTATTGCACTATTCCTGCTGTCTGTCTTCTCACTGGAAAATTCATCATTCCCACT CTGACCAAATTCGCTAGTATATGGTTGATGGCTCTCTTCCTCTCCATTATCGCGACTGGTGTACTTGAGCTCCGGTGGAGTGGTGTCAGTATCCATGACTGGTGGCGCAATGAACAGTTCTGGGTGATTGGAGGTGTCTCGGCCCATCTGTTTGCAGTCTTCCAAGGTTTCCTTAAAGTCCTTGCAGGAGTTGACACCAACTTCACTGTAACTTCAAAGGCTGCAGAGGATTCTGAGTCTGGGGACCTGTATCACTTCAAATGGACTACTCTTCTCATCCCACCAACCACCCTAATTATCTTAAATATGGTTGGAGTGGTCGCTGGAGTTTCCGATGCTATTAACAATGGGTATGGCTCATGGGGCCCCTTATTTGGAAAGTTATTATTTGCTTTCTGGGTCATTGTTCACCTCTATCCTTTCCTCAAAGGATTGATGGGGAAGCAAAACAAGACACCAACCATTATTGTCCTCTGGTCAATTCTTCTTGCATCTATTTTCTCCTTGGTTTGGGTTCGTATTGACCCTTTCTTGCCTAAGCAGACTGGACCAATTCTTAAACCATGTGGTGTTGAATGTTag
- the LOC122089651 gene encoding cellulose synthase A catalytic subunit 4 [UDP-forming]-like has product MASANMPTMTSLVAGSEGRNELDVLHGNAEENEDYNQQQQQQPNKPAFASVAWNTVGKDYEGDKDLDNTDQWKEREEKWRARKEKRGLVSKDDRGGNDQGEENDYR; this is encoded by the exons ATGGCGTCTGCCAACATGCCCACCATGACCAGTCTAGTTGCAGGTTCTGAGGGAAGAAACGAGCTTGATGTGTTGCATGGTAACGCAGAG GAAAATGAGGATTATaatcaacaacaacagcaacagccCAATAAGCCAGCTTTCGCTTCCGTTGCTTGGAACa CTGTTGGTAAAGATTATGAAGGTGATAAGGACTTGGATAATACTGATCAatggaaagaaagggaagagaagtggagagcaaggaaagaaaagagaggattAGTGAGCAAAGACGACAGAGGAGGAAATGATCAAGGCGAAGAAAATGATTATCGGTAA
- the LOC122089652 gene encoding cellulose synthase A catalytic subunit 4 [UDP-forming]-like, translating into MPPSFRSTKSHTLQIPSQKEEEKYWFLQENEDYNPPQWQQPNGTAFSSVARNSDKDLDNNDAWKERVEKWKARQERRGLVSKNEGGGNDQGEEVDYEMAEARKPLWRKVEIPSSKISPYRMVIVLRLITLAFFFRYRIFTPATDAYSLWLISVICEVWFAFSWILDQLPKWDPINRETYLDQLSLRFEREGKPNRLASVDFFVSSIDPLKEPPIITANTVLSILSVDYPVEKVSCYVSDDGASMLLFDTLSETAEFARRWVPFCKKYNIEPRAPEFYFSQKIDYLKDKVQTTFVKERRAMKREYEEFKVRINALVAKGQKKPEEGWVMQDGTPWPGNNTQDHPGMIQEYLGSEGALDMEGKELPRLVYVSREKQPGYQYHKKAGAMNALVRVSAVLTNAPFILNLDCDNYINNSKVVREAMCFLMDPQHGKRFCYVQFPQRFDGIDQHDRYANKNIVFFDINMRGLDGIQGPLYVGTGCVFNRTALYGYNPPPPVSEKRPKMSCDCWPSWCGSCCCGSGKSESKTKKGERGVFGGFYGKKKNMKKNFSKKGSPAFDLEEIEEGLEGFEELEKSSLMSQKNFEKRFGESPVFIASTLMEAGGLPQGTNKTTLIKEAIYVINCGYEEKTEWGKEIGWIYGSVTEDILTGFKMHCKGWKSVYCMPNRAAFRGSAPINLSDRLHQVLRRALGSVEIFLSRHCPLWYGYGEKLKWLERLAYTNTIVYPFTSIPLLAYCTIPAVCLLTGKFIIPTLTKFASIWLMALFLSISATGVLEVRWSGVSIHDWWRNEQFWVIGGVSAHLFAVFQGFLKVLAGVDTNFTVTSKAAEDSESGELYLFKWTTLLIPPTTLIIMNMVGVVAGVSDAINNGYGSWGSLFGKLLFAFWVIVHLYPFLKGLMGRQNRTPTIVVLWSILLASIFSLVWVRIDPFLPKQTGPILKPCGVEC; encoded by the exons ATGCCTCCCTCTTTTAGATCTACAAAATCCCATACCCTTCAAATCCCTAGccagaaagaggaagaaaa GTATTGGTTTTTACAGGAAAATGAGGATTATAACCCACCACAATGGCAACAACCAAATGGCACAGCCTTCAGTTCTGTTGCTAGAAACA gtgaTAAGGACTTGGACAATAACGATGCATGGAAAGAGAGGGTAGAGAAGTGGAAGGCAAGGCAAGAAAGGAGAGGATTAGTGAGCAAAAACGAGGGAGGAGGAAATGATCAAGGCGAAGAAGTTGATTATGA GATGGCTGAAGCTCGGAAACCGTTATGGCGAAAAGTCGAGATTCCATCGAGCAAGATTAGCCCGTATCGGATGGTCATTGTCCTCAGACTTATCACTCTGGCATTCTTCTTCCGTTACCGTATATTTACCCCAGCAACTGATGCTTACTCCCTATGGCTCATCTCTGTCATTTGTGAAGTATGGTTTGCCTTCTCATGGATACTAGACCAGCTCCCCAAGTGGGACCCCATCAACCGTGAGACTTACTTAGACCAACTTTCCTTGCGTTTTGAGCGTGAAGGCAAGCCTAACCGTCTTGCATCAGTTGATTTCTTTGTGAGTTCAATCGATCCATTGAAGGAACCACCAATTATAACAGCTAATACAGTCCTCTCAATCCTGTCTGTGGACTACCCAGTTGAGAAGGTTAGCTGTTATGTATCAGACGATGGTGCTTCAATGCTCCTCTTTGATACATTATCAGAAACAGCTGAGTTTGCAAGGAGATGGGTACCATTTTGCAAGAAATACAACATTGAGCCACGGGCTCCTGAGTTCTACTTCTCACAGAAGATTGACTACTTGAAGGACAAGGTTCAGACAACTTTTGTGAAGGAACGTAGAGCCATGAAG AGAGAGTATGAAGAGTTCAAGGTGAGGATTAATGCATTGGTGGCAAAGGGTCAGAAGAAACCAGAGGAAGGTTGGGTTATGCAAGATGGGACTCCATGGCCAGGGAACAATACTCAAGATCATCCAGGAATGATTCAG GAATACCTAGGAAGTGAAGGTGCGCTTGATATGGAAGGTAAGGAGCTTCCTCGACTTGTTTACGTCTCGCGTGAGAAACAACCTGGATATCAATACCACAAGAAGGCTGGTGCCATGAATGCTCTG GTCCGCGTCTCTGCAGTACTGACCAATGCACCATTCATACTGAACCTTGATTGTGATAACTACATCAACAATAGCAAGGTTGTAAGGGAAGCTATGTGCTTTTTGATGGATCCTCAGCATGGAAAAAGGTTCTGCTACGTCCAGTTCCCACAGAGGTTTGATGGAATCGATCAGCATGATAGATATGCTAACAAGAACATTGTATTCTTCGAT ATCAACATGAGAGGTTTAGATGGCATCCAAGGACCATTATATGTAGGAACTGGTTGTGTCTTCAACCGTACGGCATTGTATGGGTACAACCCACCGCCACCAGTGTCGGAAAAGAGACCAAAGATGTCATGTGACTGCTGGCCTTCCTGGTGTGGCAGTTGTTGTTGCGGTTCCGGAAAATCAGAGTCAAAGacaaagaaaggagagagaggtgTGTTTGGAGGGTTTTatggcaagaaaaagaatatgaaGAAGAATTTTAGCAAGAAAGGATCCCCAGCCTTTGATCTTGAAGAGATTGAGGAAGGGCTTGAAGGTTTTGAGGAGTTGGAGAAATCCTCCCTCATGTCACAGAAGAACTTCGAGAAACGGTTCGGGGAATCACCAGTCTTCATTGCATCAACACTCATGGAAGCAGGTGGTCTTCCTCAGGGTACCAACAAGACAACCCTCATTAAGGAGGCAATTTATGTCATTAATTGTGGCTACGAAGAGAAAACTGAATGGGGCAAAGAG ATTGGGTGGATTTATGGATCAGTTACAGAAGATATATTGACAGGGTTCAAGATGCACTGCAAAGGATGGAAGTCAGTGTATTGTATGCCCAACAGAGCTGCTTTTAGGGGTTCAGCACCAATAAATCTTTCTGATCGGTTGCACCAAGTTCTGAGGAGGGCTCTTGGATCGGTTGAAATATTCCTTAGCCGTCACTGCCCTCTCTGGTATGGCTATGGAGAAAAATTGAAGTGGTTGGAGAGACTTGCTTATACTAACACCATTGTTTACCCATTCACTTCCATTCCCTTGCTTGCCTATTGCACTATTCCAGCTGTCTGTCTTCTCACTGGAAAATTCATCATTCCCACT CTGACCAAATTCGCTAGTATATGGTTGATGGCTCTCTTCCTCTCCATTAGTGCGACTGGTGTACTTGAGGTCCGGTGGAGTGGTGTCAGTATCCATGACTGGTGGCGCAATGAACAGTTCTGGGTGATTGGAGGTGTCTCGGCCCATCTGTTTGCAGTCTTCCAAGGTTTCCTTAAAGTCCTTGCAGGAGTTGACACCAACTTCACTGTAACTTCAAAGGCAGCAGAGGATTCTGAGTCTGGGGAGCTATATCTCTTCAAATGGACTACACTTCTCATCCCACCGACCACCCTAATTATCATGAATATGGTTGGAGTGGTCGCTGGAGTTTCCGATGCCATTAACAATGGGTATGGCTCATGGGGCTCCTTATTTGGAAAGTTACTTTTTGCATTCTGGGTCATTGTTCACCTCTATCCTTTCCTCAAAGGATTGATGGGGAGGCAAAACAGGACACCAACCATTGTTGTCCTCTGGTCAATTCTTCTTGCATCTATTTTCTCCTTGGTTTGGGTTCGTATTGACCCTTTCTTGCCTAAGCAGACTGGACCAATTCTTAAACCGTGTGGTGTTGAATGTTAG